The following are encoded in a window of Ruminiclostridium herbifermentans genomic DNA:
- the istB gene encoding IS21-like element helper ATPase IstB, translating into MNNSTYNQLCRNMEILGLGQMVIHLDEISNFVTSNNLSFTEGLLRLSNYEVDFKEAKASRSMIKAAAFPFVKELKDYDFNFQPSVNQQEIQELCTLGFLERNENIVFLGPSGVGKTHLATSIGIAAAKKRTSTYFIKCHDLLQQLKKAKLENRLDVRLRHFCHYRLLIIDELGYLPIDKEDSNMFFQLIDMRYERKSTILTTNMNFNEWDGVFYDAVVANAILDRVLHHAHVISISGKSYRLKDHMKQGE; encoded by the coding sequence ATGAATAACAGTACATACAACCAGCTATGCCGGAACATGGAAATTCTTGGTCTTGGGCAAATGGTAATTCATCTTGATGAAATATCTAATTTTGTGACATCCAACAATCTTTCGTTTACAGAAGGACTACTGAGACTTAGTAATTACGAAGTTGATTTTAAGGAGGCCAAAGCATCTAGATCTATGATTAAAGCAGCAGCATTTCCTTTTGTAAAGGAATTGAAAGATTATGATTTCAATTTTCAGCCGTCAGTAAATCAGCAAGAAATACAAGAACTTTGCACGCTTGGTTTTCTTGAAAGAAATGAGAATATAGTATTTCTTGGTCCAAGTGGTGTTGGAAAGACTCATCTGGCAACATCAATAGGAATAGCTGCAGCAAAGAAACGTACTAGCACATATTTTATCAAATGTCATGATTTATTGCAGCAACTAAAGAAAGCAAAACTGGAAAACAGACTTGATGTAAGACTCAGACACTTCTGCCATTACAGACTACTTATCATTGATGAACTTGGCTACTTACCCATTGATAAAGAAGATTCTAATATGTTTTTTCAGCTTATAGATATGAGATATGAGAGAAAAAGTACCATTCTTACAACAAACATGAATTTCAACGAATGGGATGGTGTATTCTATGACGCAGTTGTAGCCAATGCAATACTTGACAGGGTATTGCACCATGCACATGTAATATCTATATCTGGAAAGTCATACAGATTAAAGGATCATATGAAGCAAGGAGAATAG
- a CDS encoding energy-coupling factor ABC transporter permease, with the protein MSKKLQLALGLGLMVILMPTMASAMHIMEGFLPPVWAISWGVLCVPFIVIGLFSINKTVRENPRLKIYLAMAGAFAFVLSALKIPSVTGSCSHPTGLGLGTILFGPTAMSVLGLIVLLFQAILLAHGGLTTLGANTFSMAVVGPIVAFATYKLVKKAKGPQWLAVFLAAALGDLLTYMVTSVQLALAFPAEVGGFAASLAKFMGIFAVTQIPLAISEGILTVLIFNAIAAYGKDELKSLNLLQKGA; encoded by the coding sequence ATGTCCAAAAAATTACAATTGGCTTTGGGTCTTGGACTTATGGTAATACTGATGCCAACAATGGCTTCAGCTATGCATATCATGGAAGGATTCTTACCTCCGGTCTGGGCAATCTCATGGGGAGTATTGTGCGTACCATTTATAGTTATAGGACTATTTTCAATAAATAAAACTGTACGAGAAAATCCGCGATTAAAAATATATCTTGCAATGGCAGGTGCATTTGCATTTGTACTTTCCGCACTCAAAATACCTTCTGTTACAGGAAGCTGTTCACATCCAACAGGATTGGGATTGGGAACTATCCTTTTTGGCCCAACAGCTATGTCAGTACTGGGTCTGATAGTGCTTTTGTTTCAGGCTATACTTTTAGCTCATGGCGGACTAACAACGCTTGGCGCAAATACCTTTTCAATGGCAGTTGTAGGACCTATTGTTGCATTTGCAACGTACAAGCTGGTAAAGAAAGCGAAAGGACCTCAATGGCTGGCAGTGTTTTTAGCGGCAGCACTGGGTGATCTGTTGACGTATATGGTGACATCAGTGCAGCTTGCACTAGCTTTTCCAGCTGAAGTAGGTGGTTTTGCTGCATCACTGGCTAAGTTTATGGGTATTTTTGCAGTGACACAGATTCCTCTTGCAATCAGTGAAGGTATACTTACAGTATTAATATTTAATGCAATAGCTGCTTATGGCAAAGATGAATTGAAGAGCTTAAATCTATTACAAAAGGGGGCTTAA
- the istA gene encoding IS21 family transposase: protein MIIKSSIITDLNIQTVKDLYKLKPFMEDTTLKVNKSQIARELDVDRRTVDKYINGFHKAKSRECVNCITAYYDIIAELLSDNSQQIFYYRRVLWQYLVDNHSYEGSYVNFCYYLRKYPELDSYFKKSRPSNANNVTIRYETGMGQQAQLDWKESIRFTLSTGEIIEVNIFVLLLSYSRFRVYRVSLSKTQDILFSFLDDAFNTFGGVPSEIVTDNMKTVMDEPRTEYTEGKINIKFKQFADDYGFKVHPCIAGRPRTKAKVEAPMKLLDEIRAYNGKLDYKELNELVTRINNRVNMQVNQGTGRIPLMYFNKEKAFLGSLPADTIRKPYQITPHKVKVNSSSMFNHNECQYSVPPEYIGKTLTLQVYDGYIHVYYNMELITIHTLSKKKLNYFTEHYTAIARKSHAFKEENINERAKENLQVIGEVYSYE from the coding sequence ATGATTATCAAAAGTAGTATCATAACAGATTTAAATATTCAAACTGTCAAGGATCTTTATAAGTTAAAACCATTTATGGAGGACACAACATTGAAGGTTAATAAAAGCCAGATCGCAAGGGAACTTGATGTCGATAGGCGTACAGTTGATAAATACATTAATGGCTTTCATAAGGCCAAATCCAGAGAATGCGTGAATTGTATCACTGCTTACTATGACATTATCGCAGAGCTTCTATCTGATAACAGCCAGCAGATATTTTATTACAGAAGAGTTTTATGGCAATACCTAGTAGACAATCATTCTTATGAAGGGTCTTATGTGAATTTCTGCTACTATCTAAGAAAATATCCTGAACTAGACTCATATTTCAAAAAAAGCAGACCTTCAAACGCAAATAACGTAACCATACGTTATGAAACAGGAATGGGTCAACAAGCACAACTAGACTGGAAAGAGTCTATACGATTTACTCTTTCAACAGGTGAAATAATAGAAGTAAACATATTTGTATTATTGCTGTCATACTCACGTTTTAGAGTATACAGGGTATCTCTATCAAAAACACAGGACATATTATTTTCATTCCTTGATGATGCGTTTAACACGTTTGGAGGTGTTCCAAGTGAGATTGTCACCGATAATATGAAAACAGTTATGGATGAGCCAAGAACAGAGTATACAGAAGGGAAAATAAATATAAAATTTAAGCAGTTTGCGGATGATTATGGTTTTAAGGTGCACCCTTGTATTGCAGGAAGACCAAGAACAAAAGCCAAAGTAGAAGCACCAATGAAACTACTTGATGAGATAAGAGCCTACAATGGAAAACTTGATTACAAGGAACTTAATGAGTTGGTCACACGAATAAATAACAGAGTAAACATGCAGGTAAATCAAGGTACAGGTCGTATTCCATTAATGTATTTCAACAAGGAAAAAGCTTTCTTAGGAAGCTTACCAGCCGATACCATAAGAAAGCCTTATCAAATAACTCCACATAAAGTAAAAGTAAATTCATCCAGCATGTTCAACCATAATGAATGCCAGTATTCTGTACCACCAGAATACATTGGAAAAACTCTTACTTTACAAGTGTATGATGGTTACATACATGTTTATTATAACATGGAATTAATAACTATCCATACCCTTAGTAAAAAGAAACTAAATTATTTTACAGAACACTATACTGCTATAGCAAGAAAATCGCATGCATTTAAGGAAGAAAATATAAATGAGCGGGCAAAAGAAAACTTACAGGTTATAGGAGAAGTATATAGTTATGAATAA
- the cbiQ gene encoding cobalt ECF transporter T component CbiQ, protein MISIDKYAYSSKLKHTDPLQKVTFALLTLAVCLWADNLIISVAVIFIMGGMTVSRGGTPLRFFIKLLLLPVSFLIIGVSTVAVNISEQPESLLAAIPVAGTWIGVSNEGLQEAIKLFFKALGAVSCLYFLSLSTPMVDLLAALRRLRMPKLLVELMGLVYRFIFVLLETADTIYNAQNCRMGYSSLTAGYRSLGSLISMLFIKSYKRSDELYTALEARGYEGELNVLEETYEKHWKGYVLAVTINVILVLSSIALKQV, encoded by the coding sequence ATGATTTCTATAGATAAATATGCTTACAGCTCAAAGCTTAAACATACAGACCCCTTGCAAAAGGTTACATTTGCCTTGCTGACGCTGGCTGTATGTCTATGGGCAGATAACTTGATAATATCGGTTGCAGTGATTTTTATTATGGGGGGCATGACCGTCTCAAGAGGTGGGACTCCCCTCCGTTTTTTTATAAAACTACTGTTATTGCCTGTTTCTTTTTTGATAATAGGGGTGTCTACCGTTGCAGTGAATATATCCGAGCAACCAGAAAGCCTGCTGGCAGCAATTCCTGTTGCAGGAACATGGATAGGTGTCTCAAATGAAGGGCTGCAAGAGGCGATTAAGCTGTTTTTCAAAGCACTGGGAGCTGTCTCATGCCTTTATTTTCTGTCCCTTAGTACCCCTATGGTGGATTTGCTGGCGGCACTACGGAGACTTCGGATGCCAAAGCTTTTAGTGGAGCTTATGGGGCTTGTATACAGGTTTATATTTGTATTGCTGGAAACTGCAGATACCATCTATAATGCACAGAATTGCCGTATGGGCTATTCAAGCCTGACTGCCGGATATCGCTCTTTAGGCTCATTGATTTCCATGCTCTTCATAAAATCATACAAGCGTTCGGATGAACTATACACTGCACTGGAGGCAAGAGGATACGAGGGAGAGCTCAATGTACTTGAAGAAACCTATGAAAAGCATTGGAAAGGATATGTCCTGGCAGTAACCATCAACGTCATACTTGTTTTATCTTCAATAGCTTTAAAGCAAGTATAG
- a CDS encoding DUF6075 family protein, which translates to MEHIRFVSKEHETFYYNMLKAARNSDVFRKAFFYTMGISAETRNHITALFDFEESLIKPEGLSAPWQTGSTKRLCRLAFNLWNGWTEEGKEQYSAPYYLFDCSFAPYFFEAIRLRYPEYCRSLERSVLDPAGKER; encoded by the coding sequence ATGGAGCATATCCGATTTGTCAGTAAGGAACATGAAACTTTTTATTACAACATGCTCAAAGCAGCGCGCAACAGCGATGTATTCCGCAAGGCGTTTTTCTATACCATGGGTATCAGTGCAGAAACTAGAAACCATATTACTGCTCTCTTTGACTTTGAGGAAAGCCTTATAAAGCCGGAGGGACTTTCGGCCCCATGGCAGACCGGAAGTACAAAGCGTTTATGCCGGCTTGCATTTAACCTGTGGAACGGCTGGACGGAGGAAGGCAAAGAACAATATTCTGCGCCGTATTACTTATTCGACTGCAGCTTTGCTCCATACTTTTTTGAAGCAATCAGACTTCGCTATCCTGAGTACTGCAGGAGTTTGGAGCGTTCTGTATTGGACCCTGCCGGGAAAGAACGATAA
- a CDS encoding ATP-binding cassette domain-containing protein translates to MIENILEVKDLHYTYTDGTHALKGVTLDIKQGMTTAVLGGNGAGKSTLFLSLNGTLKPTAGKVLFKGLQLDYSRKGLRDLRKSVGIVFQDPDSQLFSASVLQDISFGPINMKLPEEEVRKRVNAAMDRIGISHLKDKPTHCLSFGQKKRVAIAGVLAMEPEVLVLDEPTAGLDPMGVSEIMKLLRKIQKDLGLSVVISTHDIDIVPLYCDYAYVMDQGRIVLEGTPKEVFAHRDEIRSVNLRLPRIGHLMEILKEKDDFEFSENANTISEARKALNDWKKRKTT, encoded by the coding sequence ATGATAGAGAACATCCTGGAGGTAAAGGACCTTCATTACACATATACTGATGGAACACATGCTTTAAAGGGAGTGACACTTGATATAAAGCAAGGAATGACAACTGCCGTACTGGGTGGAAATGGAGCGGGAAAATCAACACTGTTTCTTTCTCTAAACGGAACACTCAAACCAACGGCCGGTAAGGTGCTGTTTAAGGGACTTCAGCTGGACTATTCCCGAAAGGGCCTTAGAGACCTTCGCAAATCTGTGGGTATTGTGTTTCAAGACCCGGATAGCCAGTTGTTTTCGGCAAGTGTACTTCAGGATATCTCCTTTGGTCCAATAAATATGAAGCTGCCTGAAGAAGAAGTCCGCAAGAGAGTAAATGCTGCAATGGACAGGATTGGTATATCACACCTTAAGGATAAGCCAACCCACTGTCTCAGTTTCGGACAGAAAAAGCGTGTAGCCATTGCCGGAGTACTGGCTATGGAGCCCGAAGTGCTGGTGCTTGATGAGCCTACGGCAGGACTTGATCCCATGGGAGTTAGTGAAATTATGAAACTTCTTCGGAAAATACAAAAGGATTTAGGATTATCTGTGGTTATTTCAACCCATGATATTGACATAGTACCGCTTTACTGTGATTATGCCTATGTGATGGATCAGGGCAGGATTGTGCTGGAAGGTACTCCTAAAGAAGTATTCGCTCATAGGGATGAAATAAGGAGTGTAAACTTAAGACTTCCACGAATCGGACATTTGATGGAGATACTAAAGGAAAAGGATGACTTTGAATTTTCGGAGAATGCCAATACCATATCCGAAGCGAGAAAAGCTCTTAATGACTGGAAGAAAAGAAAAACTACCTAA
- a CDS encoding JAB domain-containing protein yields MKQEMQHTEKFLKGLTSLTGLPYKKLQQYVKTNNPFNILEHPHIMEPNEKQLEKIGLLNEFIASYNILKVYEKDDKIILNSSTASGQYFLALLGGMKDKERFMVSFLDSGNNIIETKIMSEGSIGQAPVYPREILKYALACDCNAIILAHNHPGGSQNFSMEDKTLTQRIVDIFHPLGIKVLDHIIVADTIYTSMAEKGELPKESRSIANYGVIELGASTAKEKLNRVQHTHSR; encoded by the coding sequence ATGAAACAGGAAATGCAACACACCGAAAAATTCTTAAAAGGACTGACAAGTTTAACAGGACTCCCCTATAAAAAGCTTCAACAGTACGTGAAAACAAACAACCCTTTCAATATCCTGGAACATCCTCACATCATGGAGCCGAATGAAAAACAGCTGGAAAAAATCGGACTTCTCAATGAATTTATTGCATCTTATAATATTTTGAAAGTCTATGAGAAGGATGATAAGATTATACTCAATTCATCAACCGCATCAGGTCAGTACTTTTTAGCCCTTTTAGGAGGGATGAAGGATAAAGAAAGGTTTATGGTTTCTTTTTTGGACAGTGGCAATAACATAATCGAAACCAAAATCATGTCTGAAGGGAGTATCGGACAGGCACCAGTTTATCCGCGAGAAATATTAAAATATGCTCTTGCCTGCGATTGTAACGCAATAATTTTAGCCCATAACCATCCCGGAGGCTCCCAAAATTTCTCTATGGAAGATAAAACATTGACACAGAGAATAGTTGATATTTTTCATCCGCTTGGGATTAAGGTTTTGGATCATATTATTGTTGCCGATACAATTTATACTTCTATGGCAGAGAAAGGAGAACTTCCCAAAGAGAGCAGAAGTATTGCAAATTATGGGGTGATTGAATTAGGTGCATCTACTGCAAAGGAAAAGCTGAATAGGGTTCAGCATACACACTCACGTTAG
- a CDS encoding energy-coupling factor ABC transporter substrate-binding protein yields MQTEAIRQTKKNNLSVNLLLILIIIALAIIPLFIAKDAEFGGADGQAEEAIAEINADYEPWFSPIFEPKSGEIESLLFALQAAIGAGIIGYGLGYLKGRRKKEDEKSA; encoded by the coding sequence ATGCAAACTGAAGCGATAAGGCAAACAAAAAAAAATAATCTTTCTGTTAACCTGCTGTTGATTCTTATTATTATAGCTTTAGCAATTATTCCGTTGTTTATTGCTAAAGATGCTGAGTTTGGTGGAGCAGATGGGCAAGCGGAGGAGGCAATAGCAGAAATAAATGCAGATTATGAACCTTGGTTCTCACCCATTTTTGAACCGAAAAGCGGAGAGATTGAGAGCTTGCTTTTTGCATTGCAAGCTGCTATCGGCGCCGGCATAATCGGGTATGGATTAGGTTATTTGAAAGGCCGCAGAAAGAAAGAAGATGAGAAGAGCGCATGA
- a CDS encoding A24 family peptidase, with protein MMSLLETDIIILLFAVPLLWAAVMDYMKRIIPDWTWIAILLLGVMSAFILPHPTLLQRIAGFLLPGICLLSLAMKYGGVGGGDIKLTAAIGFSFGLYGLTSILFFALLPALLYSKLTRQKSVPLAVFLCTGFFIHAGIALITGR; from the coding sequence ATGATGTCACTACTGGAAACTGATATAATAATACTTCTTTTTGCTGTCCCTCTACTATGGGCAGCAGTAATGGATTATATGAAGCGAATTATTCCCGACTGGACATGGATAGCCATTCTCCTGCTCGGCGTAATGTCCGCTTTTATTTTGCCACATCCCACACTACTGCAGCGAATTGCGGGGTTTTTGCTGCCAGGCATCTGCCTGTTATCTCTTGCCATGAAATATGGTGGCGTGGGCGGTGGTGATATCAAGCTTACGGCTGCAATTGGTTTTAGCTTTGGCTTATATGGACTTACTTCCATTCTCTTTTTTGCCTTGCTACCGGCCTTGCTTTATTCAAAGCTAACACGGCAGAAAAGTGTTCCGTTGGCAGTATTTTTATGTACCGGCTTTTTTATTCATGCCGGTATTGCTTTGATTACCGGAAGATAA